From a single Lolium rigidum isolate FL_2022 chromosome 7, APGP_CSIRO_Lrig_0.1, whole genome shotgun sequence genomic region:
- the LOC124674911 gene encoding amino acid permease 3-like gives MLPRSRTLPTRIHDSTLDPDRDARRYLQVEAQPITSKIDEDAPVENTTTGGSKCFDDDGRLKRTGTVWTASSHIITAVIGSGVLSLAWAIAQLGWLAGPAVMALFAFVIFFTSNLLADCYRTGDLATGRRNYTYMDAVRANLGGAKVKVCGAIQYLNLFGVAVGYTIAASISMMAIKRSNCFHASGGNDPCHMSSNMYMIIFGIVQVFFSQIPDFDQVWWLSIVAAIMSFTYSIVGLSLGIAQVAQNKAFQGSIMGISVGAVTKAGTVTPMQKIWRNLQALGDIAFAYSYSIILIEIQDTLRSPPPETRTMRKATLVSISITTAFYLLCGCAGYAAFGDNAPGNLLTGFGFYNPYWLLDIANLAIVVHLVGAYQVYSQPLFAFVEKWAARRWPKVEEYDLRLHGPNGHACRVNAFRLVWRTCFVVLTTIVSMLLPFFNDVVGILGALGFWPLTVYFPVEMYIVHRKIRRWSTPWVGLQALSLACLVVSLAAAVGSIAGVVLDLKSYHPFRSTY, from the exons ATGCTGCCTAGGAGCCGAACTCTTCCAACTAGGATCCATGACAGCACC CTGGACCCAGACCGCGATGCGAGGAGGTACCTCCAGGTCGAGGCCCAGCCCATCACTTCCAAGATCGACGAGGACGCACCGGTGGAGAACACCACCACCGGCGGCAGCAAATGCTTCGATGACGACGGCCGGCTAAAGCGTACAGGCACAGTGTGGACAGCATCGTCACACATCATCACGGCGGTCATCGGCTCCGGGGTGTTGTCTCTCGCGTGGGCCATTGCGCAGCTCGGCTGGCTCGCTGGCCCCGCCGTCATGGCCCTCTTTGCCTTTGTCATCTTCTTCACCTCCAACCTCCTCGCTGACTGCTACCGCACGGGAGACCTCGCCACTGGCAGGCGGAATTACACATACATGGACGCCGTCAGGGCCAACTTGGGCGGTGCGAAGGTCAAGGTCTGTGGCGCCATCCAATACCTCAACCTCTTTGGAGTTGCCGTCGGATACACCATTGCTGCCTCCATTAGCATGAT GGCAATCAAGCGTTCGAATTGCTTCCACGCGAGCGGTGGGAATGACCCATGCCACATGTCCAGCAACATGTACATGATCATCTTCGGCATCGTGCAGGTCTTCTTCTCGCAGATCCCGGACTTCGACCAGGTCTGGTGGCTCTCCATCGTCGCCGCCATCATGTCCTTCACCTACTCCATCGTCGGCCTCAGCCTCGGCATCGCCCAGGTCGCCCAGAACAAGGCCTTCCAAGGCAGCATCATGGGCATCTCTGTCGGTGCCGTCACCAAGGCTGGCACGGTAACCCCCATGCAGAAGATCTGGCGCAACCTGCAGGCACTGGGAGACATAGCCTTCGCCTACTCCTACTCCATCATCCTCATCGAGATCCAGGACACACTCCGAAGCCCGCCTCCAGAGACGCGCACCATGCGGAAGGCCACCCTCGTCAGCATCTCCATCACCACTGCCTTTTACCTTTTGTGTGGCTGTGCGGGCTATGCGGCATTCGGTGACAACGCCCCCGGGAACCTCCTCACTGGCTTCGGCTTCTACAACCCCTACTGGCTGCTTGACATCGCCAACCTCGCCATTGTTGTCCACCTCGTCGGGGCCTACCAGGTCTACTCCCAGCCGCTCTTCGCCTTCGTCGAGAAGTGGGCGGCCCGGCGCTGGCCCAAGGTCGAAGAGTATGACCTTCGGTTACACGGCCCAAATGGGCATGCCTGCAGGGTCAACGCGTTCCGTCTGGTGTGGCGGACATGCTTCGTGGTGCTGACCACCATCGTGTCCATGCTCCTGCCCTTCTTCAACGACGTTGTTGGCATCCTAGGCGCACTCGGCTTCTGGCCCCTCACCGTCTACTTCCCTGTGGAGATGTATATCGTGCACCGCAAGATCAGGCGCTGGAGCACGCCGTGGGTAGGGCTGCAGGCGCTCAGTCTCGCGTGCCTTGTGGTGTCCCTGGCTGCGGCAGTAGGCTCCATCGCTGGCGTGGTGCTCGATCTCAAGTCGTACCACCCATTCCGCTCAACGTATTGA